A part of Girardinichthys multiradiatus isolate DD_20200921_A chromosome 12, DD_fGirMul_XY1, whole genome shotgun sequence genomic DNA contains:
- the LOC124878592 gene encoding rho guanine nucleotide exchange factor 28-like isoform X4 produces the protein MKVIFSLTSKVMDSDSESPFNYSWPSFPRMRICRKTGKKEKSQSIRESQASSPTRAAAARLSAMIHGKDQVYANSMVVDQVDRADIKYRSPGDDEEVSPSSCWDSLSPTLVELENCSQKRSQSSPHCRPRGSQGPGRDNGREAYSCVSPPYPFAPSPSLPSSPLASAIRLFEGAQRRQLQMGPSDSPALERRECGLTDASRGLSPSLECDSEEEDILGHTYPCSSLKQRSILQSSSGEERDSFDTSPDFNCSYSETAKKSSKNSEDAEVRLRSYSYSSPKVRPSRPLLNRDLAITDMEEEQRAFNLTETPREKRIEDEEWDKYIIPSKVESEKYKVSRTFSFLKSRMSSTRSKTKVKRKEMKEGREKPGASNGHQFVLVSPPAPFLCVACDKPFSGKESLQCSNCFLNVHKTCRESAAACGKKLQERNAVIMKSKTMSLPHSFVKESSPASLFSLSACSSPSSSVPTMTKERREIGASFSKSQSISIDSRGWSETAGLDSECSMTACTNSSPSEDGTPVTTTPPFVDLPISTKEYADTVDAPLLSDLSADLLGLEAESWSLAVCPEFCRQHDRRTIKRQDVIYELMQTELHHIQTLTVMSEVFRRGMLEELQLDWDCVARIFPCLDPLLLFHRNLFKALQECRQAATQAENFRNYLIHHIGDVLLQQFSDENAEKMKQVYGEFCSHHMEAVNFFKELQQQNKKFLNFVRQQSNNSLVRRREVPEFILLVTQRITKYPVLLEKILQYTQDGSQEHSDLSDALAQIRDIITAVDQMVGKYERSQELQEVLARLETKSFAKLKNDKLFRKQDLNSKHRALQHKGLLYWKTATGRLKDTLALLLTDVLVFLQEKDQRFIFASVDQKPPVIPLQKLIVREVANEERGMFLISASSVGPEMYEVHTTTKEERNAWMRHIREAVESCPEEEEEEERSAETEEARQAAEVRAQKISKFQETLLGQDQQICHSLEEKLQLYAELTELTLRAPESVPHRHLLVGPAQYIDTEAPHQASSLLTAALREAENLISILQTRDGVPFQRQNSPVQAPECCSYNSHGSSIQESPSEPDYLSTLSMSSNSLGSESELTGMDNASWSSAVELRKGDTKGTLLKVAESVQSLTQLLYSLQAAVTLQDSFYEVQKLLLQEGERPQLRSISSLQTSLEQEKHRSVDKMKEEKKSLERKKEDVDEVQKLQVKLKQEQQRWEKECVVREKQQSEQENVLEEREQQCLFEAERLRCEREELEVQLQEYQQSLDRLREGQRSVERDKERIEAQQRLLQSWRHSRQSSLPITIPLDGYKVVTHSRTGSFDGKCSLFKNESGLFSSLQQNHLHHPTNYNRQHALSTQKKNPDSLPLSSGCAPDRSLSASLYNSLNTLLSQTHSKQPLYGNNHSCTRSSVDCLHPFSSRVASQQRSNNTDFTQLEETQTSGSWRSGITGHGLIKEHNSPSLTPLLPPQAYLSLEGQKGDEGVEENIVYL, from the exons AGAAAAGCCAGTCAATAAGGGAGAGCCAGGCCTCGTCCCCGACCAGGGCAGCAGCTGCCAGACTCTCAGCAATGATACACGGGAAAGACCAAGTATACGCCAATTCCATGGTGGTGGACCAG GTGGATAGAGCTGACATTAAGTATCGGTCTCCAGGAGATGATGAGGAGGTCAGCCCTTCATCCTGCTGGGATTCCTTGTCTCCCACTCTTGTTGAATTGGAGAATTGCTCCCAGAAACGTTCCCAGTCGTCACCCCATTGCAGGCCGAGGGGAAGTCAGGGCCCAGGCCGGGACAATGGCAGGGAGGCATACTCTTGTGTTTCTCCCCCTTATCCCTTTGCCCCCTCCCCATCTCTTCCTTCCTCTCCTTTGGCTTCCGCAATTCGTTTGTTCGAGGGAGCTCAGAGGCGTCAGTTACAGATGGGTCCTTCAGATTCTCCAGCTCTGGAGCGCAGAGAGTGCGGCTTGACAGATGCAAGCCGGGGCCTGAG CCCCAGTCTAGAGTGTGACAGTGAAGAAGAGGACATACTGGGACACACCTACCCTTGTTCATCTTTGAAGCAGAGGTCAATCCTGCAGTCCAGCTCTGGAGAGGAGAGGGACTCCTTTGACACTTCACCTGATTTTAATTGCTCATACTCTGAAACCGCAAAGAAATCCAGCAAG AATTCAGAGGATGCTGAGGTTCGCCTGCGCTCCTACTCCTACTCCTCCCCTAAAGTGAGGCCTTCTCGACCGCTGCTGAACCGAGATTTGGCTATCACCGATATGGAAGAAG AACAGAGAGCCTTCAACCTGACTGAAACGCCAAGAGAAAAAAG GATCGAGGATGAGGAGTGGGATAAATATATAATCCCATCTAAGGTTGAGTCGGAGAAGTACAAAGTGAGCCGGACCTTCAGCTTCCTAAAGAGCAGGATGTCCAGCACCCGAAGCAAAACCAAG gtaaaaagaaaagagatgAAGGAGGGAAGAGAGAAGCCGGGAGCGTCAAATGGGCACCAGTTTGTTCTCGTGTCACCGCCTGCTCCTTTTCTCTGTGTGGCCTGTGATAAGCCTTTTTCTGGGAAAGAGTCCTTGCAGTGCTCCA ACTGCTTCCTGAATGTCCATAAAACCTGTCGAGAATCAGCTGCAGCCTGTGGAAAG AAGTTGCAGGAGAGGAATGCAGTGATCATGAAAAGCAAGACCATGTCTCTCCCACACA GCTTTGTCAAGGAAAGCTCTCCagcctctcttttctctttatcTGCCTGCTCTTCCCCATCATCTTCAGTTCCAACGATGACCAAAGAAAGAAGGGAAATTGGGGCTTCTTTCTCCAAAAGCCAATCAATATCTATAGACAGCAG AGGTTGGAGTGAAACTGCAGGGTTGGACAGTGAATGCAGCATGACAGCTTGCACTAACAGCTCACCGTCAGAAGATGGAACACCTGTCACAACAACTCCCCCTTTCGTTGACCTACCAATCAGCACAAAGG AATATGCAGATACTGTTGATGCTCCTCTGCTGAGTGACCTTTCAGCTGACCTGCTGGGGCTTGAGGCTGAGTCGTGGAGTCTCGCTGTCTGTCCAGAGTTTTGTAGACAACACGACAGGCGCACCATCAAACGACAAGATGTAATTTATG AGCTGATGCAGACGGAGCTGCACCACATTCAAACCCTGACGGTCATGTCGGAGGTGTTCAGGAGAGGCatgctggaggagctgcagctcgACTGGGACTGCGTGGCCCGGATATTCCCGTGCTTGGATCCCCTCCTGCTCTTTCACAGAAACCTCTTCAAAGCACTGCAGGAATGCCGCCAAGCTGCAACCCAAGCAGAGAATTTCCGAAATTACCTCATCCATCATATTGGAGATGTACTGCTCCAGCAG TTCTCGGATGAAAATGCTGAGAAAATGAAGCAGGTGTACGGAGAGTTCTGCAGTCACCACATGGAGGCTGTGAACTTCTTCAAAGAACTTCAGCAGCAAAACAAGAAATTTCTAAACTTTGTCAGA CAACAGAGTAATAACTCTCTGGTCAGACGAAGAGAAGTGCCAGAATTCATCCTGCTGGTCACGCAGCGCATCACAAAGTATCCAGTGCTGCTGGAGAAGATATTACAGTACACTCAGG ACGGAAGCCAGGAACACTCTGACTTGTCAGATGCTCTGGCTCAGATCCGTGACATCATCACAGCAGTGGACCAAATGGTCGGTAAGTATGAGAGATCTCAGGAGCTCCAGGAAGTGCTCGCTAGGCTCGAAACCAAGAGCTTCGCCAAGCTCAAGAACGACAAGTTGTTTCGCAAACAGGACCTGAACAGCAAGCACAGAGCTCTGCAGCACAAAGGACTGCTCTACTGGAAGACTGCCACAGGGCGTCTGAAAG ACACTTTAGCTCTTTTGCTCACGGATGTTCTGGTTTTTCTGCAAGAGAAAGACCAGCGCTTCATATTTGCCTCTGTG GACCAAAAGCCTCCAGTTATTCCTCTGCAAAAGCTCATAGTTAGAGAGGTAGCCAACGAGGAGAGAGGAATGTTCCTTATCTCTGCATCCTCCGTGGGACCAGAGATGTATGAAGTTCACACCACCACAAAAGAAGAGAGGAATGCATGGATGAGACACATCCGAGAGGCTGTGGagag TTGtccagaggaagaagaggaggaggagcgaAGTGCTGAGACAGAGGAAGCCAGGCAAGCTGCAGAAGTGAGAGCTCAGAAGATCAGCAAGTTCcagg AAACACTGCTTGGCCAGGACCAGCAGATCTGCCACAGCTTGGAGGAAAAGTTACAACTTTATGCTGAGCTCACAGAGTTAACTCTCCGGGCACCAGAATCTGTACCACATCGCCATCTGCTGGTTGGACCTGCACAGTACATCGACACTGAGGCGCCGCATCAGGCGTCATCGCTGCTCACAGCTGCGCTGAGAGAAG CTGAGAACCTGATCAGCATTCTTCAGACTCGTGATGGAGTTCCTTTCCAACGTCAGAACTCCCCCGTCCAAGCGCCTGAGTGCTGCAGCTACAACAGCCATGGCAGCAGCATTCAGGAGTCTCCTTCTGAAC CAGATTATCTGAGCACACTTAGTATGAGCTCCAATTCTCTTGGATCTGAAAGCGAGTTAACGGGCATGGACAATGCATCGTGGAGCTCAGCTGTCGAGCTCAGAAAAGGAGACACAAAAGGGACACTGTTAAAG GTGGCAGAGAGCGTCCAGAGCCTCACTCAGCTTCTCTACAGTCTGCAG GCAGCTGTAACCCTCCAGGATAGCTTCTACGAAGTCCAAAAACTTCTTCTTCAAGAGGGAGAAAGACCTCAGCTTCGTAGCATCAGCTCCCTCCAAACCAGCCTG GAACAGGAAAAGCACAGGAGCGTCGACAAGAtgaaagaagagaagaaaagtTTGGAAAGGAAGAAAGAGGATGTCGATGAGGTGCAGAAGCTCCAAGTCAAACTCAAACAAGAGCAGCAGCGCTGGGAAAAAGAATGTGTAgtcagagagaaacagcag TCTGAGCAGGAGAACGTGCTTGAGGAGCGAGAGCAGCAGTGTCTCTTTGAAGCTGAGCGGCTGCGCTGCGAGCGAGAGGAGCTTGAGGTTCAGCTGCAGGAGTATCAGCAAAGCCTGGACAGACTGAGGGAGGGCCAGAGGAGTGTGGAGAGGGATAAGGAGAGGATCGAAGCCCAGCAGAGGCTGCTGCAGAGCTGGAGACACAGCCGCCAGAGCAGCCTGCCCATCACAATACCACTGGATGGATACAAG GTTGTCACACACAGCCGCACAGGCAGCTTTGATGGAAAGTGCTCGCTGTTCAAGAACGAGTCGGGTTTGTTCAGCTCCCTGCAACAGAACCACCTCCACCATCCCACCAACTACAACCGTCAGCACGCTCTCTCCACGCAGAAGAAAAATCCAGACAGCCTGCCGCTCAGCTCTGGCTGCGCTCCAGACCGCAGCCTTAGTGCCAGCCTCTACAACAGCCTAAACACACTGCTGAGTCAAACGCACAGCAAACAGCCTCTGTACGGtaacaaccacagctgcaccCGATCATCTGTTGACTGCCTCCATCCCTTCAGCAGCAGAGTGGCTTCGCAGCAGAGATCCAACAACA CAGATTTCACCCAGCTGGAGGAAACACAAACGTCAGGTTCCTGGAGGTCAGGGATCACAGGTCACGGACTCATTAAAGAGCACAACTCTCCCTCTCTCACTCCCCTCCTCCCACCACAGGCTTATCTCTCCCTCGAAGGACAGAAAGGAGACGAGGGAGTAGAGGAAAACATAGTTTACCTTTGA
- the LOC124878592 gene encoding rho guanine nucleotide exchange factor 28-like isoform X2, producing MKVIFSLTSKVMDSDSESPFNYSWPSFPRMRICRKTGKKEKSQSIRESQASSPTRAAAARLSAMIHGKDQVYANSMVVDQVDRADIKYRSPGDDEEVSPSSCWDSLSPTLVELENCSQKRSQSSPHCRPRGSQGPGRDNGREAYSCVSPPYPFAPSPSLPSSPLASAIRLFEGAQRRQLQMGPSDSPALERRECGLTDASRGLSPSLECDSEEEDILGHTYPCSSLKQRSILQSSSGEERDSFDTSPDFNCSYSETAKKSSKNSEDAEVRLRSYSYSSPKVRPSRPLLNRDLAITDMEEEQRAFNLTETPREKRVLGFRKRAQSAEEESTTSLQHLTLTEFLKEIEDEEWDKYIIPSKVESEKYKVSRTFSFLKSRMSSTRSKTKVKRKEMKEGREKPGASNGHQFVLVSPPAPFLCVACDKPFSGKESLQCSNCFLNVHKTCRESAAACGKKLQERNAVIMKSKTMSLPHSFVKESSPASLFSLSACSSPSSSVPTMTKERREIGASFSKSQSISIDSRGWSETAGLDSECSMTACTNSSPSEDGTPVTTTPPFVDLPISTKEYADTVDAPLLSDLSADLLGLEAESWSLAVCPEFCRQHDRRTIKRQDVIYELMQTELHHIQTLTVMSEVFRRGMLEELQLDWDCVARIFPCLDPLLLFHRNLFKALQECRQAATQAENFRNYLIHHIGDVLLQQFSDENAEKMKQVYGEFCSHHMEAVNFFKELQQQNKKFLNFVRQQSNNSLVRRREVPEFILLVTQRITKYPVLLEKILQYTQDGSQEHSDLSDALAQIRDIITAVDQMVGKYERSQELQEVLARLETKSFAKLKNDKLFRKQDLNSKHRALQHKGLLYWKTATGRLKDTLALLLTDVLVFLQEKDQRFIFASVDQKPPVIPLQKLIVREVANEERGMFLISASSVGPEMYEVHTTTKEERNAWMRHIREAVESCPEEEEEEERSAETEEARQAAEVRAQKISKFQETLLGQDQQICHSLEEKLQLYAELTELTLRAPESVPHRHLLVGPAQYIDTEAPHQASSLLTAALREAENLISILQTRDGVPFQRQNSPVQAPECCSYNSHGSSIQESPSEPDYLSTLSMSSNSLGSESELTGMDNASWSSAVELRKGDTKGTLLKVAESVQSLTQLLYSLQAAVTLQDSFYEVQKLLLQEGERPQLRSISSLQTSLEQEKHRSVDKMKEEKKSLERKKEDVDEVQKLQVKLKQEQQRWEKECVVREKQQSEQENVLEEREQQCLFEAERLRCEREELEVQLQEYQQSLDRLREGQRSVERDKERIEAQQRLLQSWRHSRQSSLPITIPLDGYKVVTHSRTGSFDGKCSLFKNESGLFSSLQQNHLHHPTNYNRQHALSTQKKNPDSLPLSSGCAPDRSLSASLYNSLNTLLSQTHSKQPLYGNNHSCTRSSVDCLHPFSSRVASQQRSNNTDFTQLEETQTSGSWRSGITGHGLIKEHNSPSLTPLLPPQAYLSLEGQKGDEGVEENIVYL from the exons AGAAAAGCCAGTCAATAAGGGAGAGCCAGGCCTCGTCCCCGACCAGGGCAGCAGCTGCCAGACTCTCAGCAATGATACACGGGAAAGACCAAGTATACGCCAATTCCATGGTGGTGGACCAG GTGGATAGAGCTGACATTAAGTATCGGTCTCCAGGAGATGATGAGGAGGTCAGCCCTTCATCCTGCTGGGATTCCTTGTCTCCCACTCTTGTTGAATTGGAGAATTGCTCCCAGAAACGTTCCCAGTCGTCACCCCATTGCAGGCCGAGGGGAAGTCAGGGCCCAGGCCGGGACAATGGCAGGGAGGCATACTCTTGTGTTTCTCCCCCTTATCCCTTTGCCCCCTCCCCATCTCTTCCTTCCTCTCCTTTGGCTTCCGCAATTCGTTTGTTCGAGGGAGCTCAGAGGCGTCAGTTACAGATGGGTCCTTCAGATTCTCCAGCTCTGGAGCGCAGAGAGTGCGGCTTGACAGATGCAAGCCGGGGCCTGAG CCCCAGTCTAGAGTGTGACAGTGAAGAAGAGGACATACTGGGACACACCTACCCTTGTTCATCTTTGAAGCAGAGGTCAATCCTGCAGTCCAGCTCTGGAGAGGAGAGGGACTCCTTTGACACTTCACCTGATTTTAATTGCTCATACTCTGAAACCGCAAAGAAATCCAGCAAG AATTCAGAGGATGCTGAGGTTCGCCTGCGCTCCTACTCCTACTCCTCCCCTAAAGTGAGGCCTTCTCGACCGCTGCTGAACCGAGATTTGGCTATCACCGATATGGAAGAAG AACAGAGAGCCTTCAACCTGACTGAAACGCCAAGAGAAAAAAG GGTTTTGGGTTTCCGTAAGCGGGCCCAGTCAGCAGAGGAGGAGAGCACGACATCACTCCAACATCTCACCCTTACAGAGTTCCTCAAAGA GATCGAGGATGAGGAGTGGGATAAATATATAATCCCATCTAAGGTTGAGTCGGAGAAGTACAAAGTGAGCCGGACCTTCAGCTTCCTAAAGAGCAGGATGTCCAGCACCCGAAGCAAAACCAAG gtaaaaagaaaagagatgAAGGAGGGAAGAGAGAAGCCGGGAGCGTCAAATGGGCACCAGTTTGTTCTCGTGTCACCGCCTGCTCCTTTTCTCTGTGTGGCCTGTGATAAGCCTTTTTCTGGGAAAGAGTCCTTGCAGTGCTCCA ACTGCTTCCTGAATGTCCATAAAACCTGTCGAGAATCAGCTGCAGCCTGTGGAAAG AAGTTGCAGGAGAGGAATGCAGTGATCATGAAAAGCAAGACCATGTCTCTCCCACACA GCTTTGTCAAGGAAAGCTCTCCagcctctcttttctctttatcTGCCTGCTCTTCCCCATCATCTTCAGTTCCAACGATGACCAAAGAAAGAAGGGAAATTGGGGCTTCTTTCTCCAAAAGCCAATCAATATCTATAGACAGCAG AGGTTGGAGTGAAACTGCAGGGTTGGACAGTGAATGCAGCATGACAGCTTGCACTAACAGCTCACCGTCAGAAGATGGAACACCTGTCACAACAACTCCCCCTTTCGTTGACCTACCAATCAGCACAAAGG AATATGCAGATACTGTTGATGCTCCTCTGCTGAGTGACCTTTCAGCTGACCTGCTGGGGCTTGAGGCTGAGTCGTGGAGTCTCGCTGTCTGTCCAGAGTTTTGTAGACAACACGACAGGCGCACCATCAAACGACAAGATGTAATTTATG AGCTGATGCAGACGGAGCTGCACCACATTCAAACCCTGACGGTCATGTCGGAGGTGTTCAGGAGAGGCatgctggaggagctgcagctcgACTGGGACTGCGTGGCCCGGATATTCCCGTGCTTGGATCCCCTCCTGCTCTTTCACAGAAACCTCTTCAAAGCACTGCAGGAATGCCGCCAAGCTGCAACCCAAGCAGAGAATTTCCGAAATTACCTCATCCATCATATTGGAGATGTACTGCTCCAGCAG TTCTCGGATGAAAATGCTGAGAAAATGAAGCAGGTGTACGGAGAGTTCTGCAGTCACCACATGGAGGCTGTGAACTTCTTCAAAGAACTTCAGCAGCAAAACAAGAAATTTCTAAACTTTGTCAGA CAACAGAGTAATAACTCTCTGGTCAGACGAAGAGAAGTGCCAGAATTCATCCTGCTGGTCACGCAGCGCATCACAAAGTATCCAGTGCTGCTGGAGAAGATATTACAGTACACTCAGG ACGGAAGCCAGGAACACTCTGACTTGTCAGATGCTCTGGCTCAGATCCGTGACATCATCACAGCAGTGGACCAAATGGTCGGTAAGTATGAGAGATCTCAGGAGCTCCAGGAAGTGCTCGCTAGGCTCGAAACCAAGAGCTTCGCCAAGCTCAAGAACGACAAGTTGTTTCGCAAACAGGACCTGAACAGCAAGCACAGAGCTCTGCAGCACAAAGGACTGCTCTACTGGAAGACTGCCACAGGGCGTCTGAAAG ACACTTTAGCTCTTTTGCTCACGGATGTTCTGGTTTTTCTGCAAGAGAAAGACCAGCGCTTCATATTTGCCTCTGTG GACCAAAAGCCTCCAGTTATTCCTCTGCAAAAGCTCATAGTTAGAGAGGTAGCCAACGAGGAGAGAGGAATGTTCCTTATCTCTGCATCCTCCGTGGGACCAGAGATGTATGAAGTTCACACCACCACAAAAGAAGAGAGGAATGCATGGATGAGACACATCCGAGAGGCTGTGGagag TTGtccagaggaagaagaggaggaggagcgaAGTGCTGAGACAGAGGAAGCCAGGCAAGCTGCAGAAGTGAGAGCTCAGAAGATCAGCAAGTTCcagg AAACACTGCTTGGCCAGGACCAGCAGATCTGCCACAGCTTGGAGGAAAAGTTACAACTTTATGCTGAGCTCACAGAGTTAACTCTCCGGGCACCAGAATCTGTACCACATCGCCATCTGCTGGTTGGACCTGCACAGTACATCGACACTGAGGCGCCGCATCAGGCGTCATCGCTGCTCACAGCTGCGCTGAGAGAAG CTGAGAACCTGATCAGCATTCTTCAGACTCGTGATGGAGTTCCTTTCCAACGTCAGAACTCCCCCGTCCAAGCGCCTGAGTGCTGCAGCTACAACAGCCATGGCAGCAGCATTCAGGAGTCTCCTTCTGAAC CAGATTATCTGAGCACACTTAGTATGAGCTCCAATTCTCTTGGATCTGAAAGCGAGTTAACGGGCATGGACAATGCATCGTGGAGCTCAGCTGTCGAGCTCAGAAAAGGAGACACAAAAGGGACACTGTTAAAG GTGGCAGAGAGCGTCCAGAGCCTCACTCAGCTTCTCTACAGTCTGCAG GCAGCTGTAACCCTCCAGGATAGCTTCTACGAAGTCCAAAAACTTCTTCTTCAAGAGGGAGAAAGACCTCAGCTTCGTAGCATCAGCTCCCTCCAAACCAGCCTG GAACAGGAAAAGCACAGGAGCGTCGACAAGAtgaaagaagagaagaaaagtTTGGAAAGGAAGAAAGAGGATGTCGATGAGGTGCAGAAGCTCCAAGTCAAACTCAAACAAGAGCAGCAGCGCTGGGAAAAAGAATGTGTAgtcagagagaaacagcag TCTGAGCAGGAGAACGTGCTTGAGGAGCGAGAGCAGCAGTGTCTCTTTGAAGCTGAGCGGCTGCGCTGCGAGCGAGAGGAGCTTGAGGTTCAGCTGCAGGAGTATCAGCAAAGCCTGGACAGACTGAGGGAGGGCCAGAGGAGTGTGGAGAGGGATAAGGAGAGGATCGAAGCCCAGCAGAGGCTGCTGCAGAGCTGGAGACACAGCCGCCAGAGCAGCCTGCCCATCACAATACCACTGGATGGATACAAG GTTGTCACACACAGCCGCACAGGCAGCTTTGATGGAAAGTGCTCGCTGTTCAAGAACGAGTCGGGTTTGTTCAGCTCCCTGCAACAGAACCACCTCCACCATCCCACCAACTACAACCGTCAGCACGCTCTCTCCACGCAGAAGAAAAATCCAGACAGCCTGCCGCTCAGCTCTGGCTGCGCTCCAGACCGCAGCCTTAGTGCCAGCCTCTACAACAGCCTAAACACACTGCTGAGTCAAACGCACAGCAAACAGCCTCTGTACGGtaacaaccacagctgcaccCGATCATCTGTTGACTGCCTCCATCCCTTCAGCAGCAGAGTGGCTTCGCAGCAGAGATCCAACAACA CAGATTTCACCCAGCTGGAGGAAACACAAACGTCAGGTTCCTGGAGGTCAGGGATCACAGGTCACGGACTCATTAAAGAGCACAACTCTCCCTCTCTCACTCCCCTCCTCCCACCACAGGCTTATCTCTCCCTCGAAGGACAGAAAGGAGACGAGGGAGTAGAGGAAAACATAGTTTACCTTTGA